One segment of Zhihengliuella halotolerans DNA contains the following:
- a CDS encoding siderophore-interacting protein: MADQRQTRGPKPQVVMEVVAARRLGDHFVRLTLGGDGFASFQDKPATDKYIKLLFADPALELTPPYDMQELATRLAPEQMPVRRTYTVRRVDHAAGTIDVDFVIHGDEGLAGPWAANAAPGDVVCFMGPGGMYAPDPEADWHLLVGDESALPAISTALEAMDPAARGEAYLEVASAEDELELDAPAGIRVHWLHRGAAFTPQTTELVGAVVEGDWHAGDVQVFAHGERESMKQLRAHLTDVRGVDRKRMSLSAYWAYGRAEDAFQAEKREPVGQIFPEDEAAPAK; this comes from the coding sequence ATGGCTGATCAGCGGCAGACCCGCGGCCCCAAGCCTCAGGTCGTCATGGAGGTCGTCGCCGCGCGCCGGCTCGGCGACCACTTCGTCCGGCTCACGCTCGGCGGCGACGGCTTCGCGTCCTTCCAGGACAAGCCGGCAACCGACAAGTACATCAAGCTGCTCTTCGCGGATCCGGCGCTCGAGCTGACCCCGCCGTACGACATGCAGGAGCTCGCCACCCGGCTGGCGCCGGAGCAGATGCCCGTCCGACGCACGTACACGGTTCGCCGCGTCGACCACGCCGCCGGCACGATCGACGTCGACTTCGTCATCCATGGCGACGAGGGCCTCGCGGGCCCGTGGGCCGCGAACGCGGCGCCCGGAGACGTAGTCTGCTTCATGGGCCCGGGCGGCATGTACGCCCCGGATCCCGAGGCGGACTGGCACCTGCTGGTGGGAGACGAATCGGCGTTGCCGGCGATCTCGACGGCGCTCGAGGCCATGGACCCCGCCGCCCGTGGCGAGGCCTACCTCGAGGTCGCCTCGGCGGAGGACGAGCTCGAGCTCGACGCCCCTGCCGGGATCCGCGTGCACTGGCTGCACCGCGGTGCGGCGTTCACGCCGCAGACCACGGAACTCGTCGGAGCCGTCGTGGAGGGCGACTGGCACGCCGGCGACGTCCAGGTCTTCGCGCATGGCGAGCGGGAGTCGATGAAGCAGCTGCGCGCCCACCTGACCGACGTCCGCGGGGTCGATCGCAAGCGCATGTCCCTCTCGGCGTACTGGGCGTACGGCCGCGCCGAGGACGCCTTCCAGGCGGAGAAGCGCGAGCCCGTGGGCCAGATCTTCCCGGAGGACGAGGCCGCGCCGGCGAAGTAG